CGTGCtagattaatacaatataaattaaaaaccttcagtatttattgtttgtttttacgtaagacatattttgttcatagtcatgatactaatatacatagtaaataaattacgaaGGCTTAATTAAAATCAACTCCTTAGTTGGAAATTGTTAGATTTCTATTGGAGTTtgcatgttaaaaaatgtatttattttatggaatCTTGGAATAGATATCGGggttgattattaaatataaaatactaaaatactaaaacgtgttaatttgtttatgtttttcagagtaatataaaaacaatcttGTAGTTAGGTTATTTTAGGTTCATTctgtattttcaattattattattaaaaataattataatttctataaactggacataataaataacaaaataaattatataaattataaataacaattgaacACCTTTCACtagaatttttttatcgtttagtAAATAttgaagttaatttattttacgacTAATCGATTTTCGTTcagtaattttattgataaaagaTAGATGAAATTAGTTATTAGACCGTTATGTTTTGGTtttgatgtatattatttgtattagttGAGTGTTTGATGTTTGATGTTTGATTTCAAAGCTTATGAATacgtttttaaacaatattatttgtatttaagatACTGTAAAAAATGTgcgtgtaggtacttacataggtataatattagtttaatctACAGCAatgttctaaataaataaataaataaataaataaataaaataatgttaaaatttgtaattaaaattatgttagtaaaaatatacttaggtactatcattatttttgattaatgtattgttaattattttaataggtatttaaattatttgatgaaaagtgcaaactgattataaaatatttttatggatatgtatgtacctactatcttATCatgatattcaaattataataatacctatattatttcttattgcctcattcataaatatacctatgcaGAGACTTATTGATatgttatgtaattaaaatagtcAATCATAAAGTAATGCTTACCTACTTAACTTTAATAAGTAGGCACTAGGTGACAGGTGCCTAGTTAATATTTTCCGGAagtttgtttagtttttaatttaaagacaaattaaaataaataaaaaacaaaatactacaATATTGATTTGAAGTTTTTCTGAACAATGATATTGACTGcagtatcatatattatttaagatctATAGTATCtctaggtaaataatatttataaaaacaattatgcattttaattttaaatcatgattatgattttgaaaagtttaaaaaaaaaaaaaatatgtaattgaaGCACAAAATACCAATAGCTTTAGGTAAGTGCACCGAGATTCATCAATGTTTTCCCAAGGGCATTAATGTATTGAGCGTTGACATGCAAAcgagtataattatataccatcACCATTCACCGTAATCACCGTAATTATCGTGACGTCTTACCCTGTGTACCAATTTATTACGGTCGTATCGTTCAATCAATTCTTTTTCCGACAAGTACGCCAAACATTCAGATTTTATAATGGATGCTTCGATCTCGGGTATTAAAGTTAGAGCAGCTCTATGTTTTCGTTTTAACATTGTTGACAACGACTTCCAACCCTTACTAGAAGTTTTAACCGTGACATCCAACCCAATGGTGTTGTTGTTTGTCTCTTCGGGCAGTTCTTCTGGCATTTCACATTCTACTTGGTCGTACACGCTCAACAAGTGTGCGCAATCTTGGCGCATCGATACGTAACCTAAGTCATCAGCGTTCTTACCATTCAAAATAACTGTTTTCGTGGTCTTCATGCTGGCTGCGTCACTATCGCTACTGTCATCCGTCCGGTCATTGCTGTGGCCATTTGGAGATTCTAAATCTTGGTATGTCTTGTAGTGCGTCGTCCAAATCTGCATCGaatctgtaaaatattaaaccacATGTACAGGTCAAATGCTTGTTtcgtcttaaaaatatatatacacatgaaATATCCATGGGATGTTCAAACGCTTTGGTTATGGTATGGATATtggattttaagaataattttgagGGTAACgataaaaatcttataattaaGAGAAACccaaaatagtaatttatagatGTGCGTGACATCTGTTAAGCTTCAAACCAgataattaatagattaataaatctgctaatttaaacatattttatatgactgACCGACAATACGACCACCGGTGGGTTTCCCTCagagttcattttttaatactgaaattaaattatatataggtattaaaagaTGGACAAATTAAGTCAGCGCAGAGATATTGGTTGGAATAGTCAGaataatcccccccccccaatacctagtttttttttaaattcaaacaccAAACACCAATCATGATTcagtaaatatacctaatagaaaTCGCAGAGGAGgaacttgaaaaaaaacataggtataccAGTAAATGCTTAAATATTCCCAGTTTATCATTGCTTTGATTAAAGTACTTTTTTCCCATTCCTTTCtacacattaaaaattatatttcatttatcatACATCATAGGttgaataaactaaaattacacagcataaaatgtattatgaataaaatatattttgataagaaGTCATCATTCAAACTCCAGCGAGAACATACTGTACCTACTTGAGTACCCCGGACTCGAAACCTGCCCAAAAACATATActgtgatacataatattattataacgaatgaaaataatttaggtaactTACCAGTTACCACCATGGTTACAGCATAGAACAATTAAAGACAATGCCATGGTGTCATGGTCTAAGACCACGGTGTTGTGGTTCAcaatgtagaaaatataatatatattttatgatcttTTCTACATCGTTTCAGTAATCTCGtggttattacattttttatcaatattattgaatatagaatagatatattatgtcacattctaatttaaacgaaaataaaaatggtaaaagtaaaatgtcttttcttatttattaataattgcgGGGAAAATAGGGAATAACTggaattttttatgtaaaactagTTTTGAGAAcattgattttcttattttgttgtaatttaaaaacgaataaccgtaggtaGGTTATTGAAATTTCCAccaattgtttatattattattttaaaaatattttgactgtttttgAGGCAattgaaattttagatttttttttaggttttttcaataaatatagataaaaaatatattgcacgGTCAAAcaccttgaaaatttaacacaaagttcttcataattcataaggtttatatagcctatatatatagtttatataatatttatatagctacttataaatattaaagatacaatgcacattttttttataggaatacaaatttgggtaaaaattaatttttaaacgaaaaataactattttagttttttttgttgtaatttagaacttatatgtataatattatattttatataactacacaatgatatttttaaattatttaaattaaatttatgatattgctTATTTATAGTGCATACCGTAATACTAATAGTTAAATcaattaggtactatagtaattattatttaatacagttataggtatatattatatagattataggtacttagtttataagtttataggCTGAATGATTGTCTCCgcttaaaatcgtttttcgtgtgccaaattttatcattgaattcaaatttaatacattcattataGTTTACTCCATGACAAGGTACACTTGGACTCCTACCTTACAACAGATCGGTTACCTACTTCCGcctttttctttaatattgcaattcttcaaaatatgatttttatgagttcttaaatatactcaaagacTATATAGTTTCGAATATTTGAGATTGTTTGAACGAATTAAACTcaaatttttcatataaaaagcACTGTATTTTACTTTAATCTATTGGGcagatattttttgaaaattgtgatTTGTCTAAATCGAAATTTGaaccatttgtttttaatttattaaacttggCGTAATAaggataattgtatatttagtcCATGACACTATCCCGGGCTCCCAGTTATGCcacaagttaattatttttgattaaaatatatatattttgtatttgcttAGTCattttcttattagttattagttattattcaagcaattattacaaattgtttaatgaaaataaaatagtatatagcTTACTTATTACAGtttgaaaatgaattaaaaattaaacaatacctATGTTTCATGTTTATTCGAATATCGTATCTactattttttcatacatatgaacactaaataatatcacataatatattttatggtataagcatataatatatatatattattatccttagtatataaGTACCCAAGTGgccaagtatattatataggtattgttagtAACTTggaaactactcgttcaaattttgattgaGATAGATCACaaccaaatatcaaatattcaagagcggagtttaataaaaattaatttttttacttaaaaaactCCAAAAATTAGGTTTTGAATAACTGCGCttttctaatgaaaaaaaaaatgggggtgagtaTGCTTGTGGCGAATATCACTATtgcagtataaatgtataatatcggGGTGGTGGCTGATTTTCTACTCACCTCTCTTCGGGCGATTCAACGTGTTTGGAGAGTCTGTTTCCGATGGTCTTCTGTAACTCCTCCATCAGTGACGCGTACTGGACGGGCTCGGCGGCGGGCGGCGGCCTGGGCGACAGGCTCCGGGGCGGCCGGTCACCGGACGCGATGGCCTCCTGGATGCTGGCCGACAGGGCGGTGTTCAAGCGGGACCTGTACACGGACGGTTCGGTCAGCTTCTCCAGGCACTCGTAAATTGGCGCGTTGGCCACGGCGACCGCGGACACCGAGTCCTGAGACGAGCTCTCCGAAAGTCCAACCGGCGATGGTGTCCGCGAGAAACTGGTCATCAGCTGCGTGGGCCGGCTGCCTGTGCCGTCCATCTCGACGATCACCACCGGTGTCACCGGCTTGGCCCTGCGCTTCAGCGTCACCGTCCGGCTGCACACGGCCGCGCCTGCCGtcaccgccgccgtcgccggTAGACGGTGGTCGAGCGCGCTCAGCGATTCTGTGGACGCGTACGTGGGGGGACAGCCACCCGGGCCCGCCGTGCCGTCCGCCTCGAACACCCAGGAACGGCCGTAGTTGTTGTCCGACGTTTTCCTGGCGGTACTATTCGACCGCAACACGCACTCCGATTTAACCTGCGAGGTATCAACGACGGATGCGGTCAGTGATAtcgataacattatatattatgttactgggGTTGTCGATAGCTTAGGAAATGATTCCTGGgaaattatgacaatatttcCTAATATGGTAAGGATATGATAATGTCCATTGCCTAGGAATATTGTCATCATTTCCGTATACTGCAGTTTATTAGGCAATGTTATAACAGTAGAAACGACAGGTCAAGCAGAAAAACCAATTTCACTTCGGGAGGtagctatacaatatatagataatagatatttcAGGGAACAAGGATATACACaatgtcattgtaaaactaaatgCAAGACAAACAGAACGTGCGTGCTTGCAGATCGGCATCCAAAATTTGTAATTCTAAATCAAAAAGTCTAAATATCTTGGAATAGTTTTCCattcgaaaataaaaatgattaggtaataAGTAACTGAATTATGTCTTGtcaaattttaatgacatttcttgtattattatactaatgaaATTGACACAAAAACGTATTATGTGTGCAAGTGTACAACAATAACTaagtttcaataaattatttaaattgttttacgaTGACGTTTATATTGTGCGGATTTTAGTGCTCTTATAGAAACGAcaaatataagtacaataagACGTATATGTACTATAAATCGCAACAACATTTTAGAAACAATGCTAAACATGAGTACCTCAACGCATAGGCACAAATTGagagggggctaagccccccaaacttAGTCGTagccccccaccaaaaaaaaaaaaacctaggacatacaattttaaaatgctatattgcaatggtctacTTGCCTTTAATACATTCAGCCCctccccaagtcaaaagttgaaattgcgcctatgcctTAACGGCTCTACATATTTGTTTCTTTTCTAAGATTACTGATACGTTATCGAAAATAGGAACTGGGCTACGGGTATTATTTGTCTTATTTTATACAGACACGTTGAAATTAGAAATTAGATTTTTCggaattattatcatcgttagTTGTTATAAACTTTGAATCAaacgttttcataataaaaaaaggtaaagTTCTAGGACACCCTAACAAAAATGCATTCTTCTTAATTTTTTCACTCTTTCAAATCTACGtctaacacaataataacattgtaaaatGTGGCTATCGAACAATACCGTGCAGACTGCAGACAGTATTGATTTTCAAACACTACCGTGACACATTTATTGGCGTTGGGATGCCGAAACCGAGAGCGAgtattagatacatttttgttgtatttaattttatctttaacaCTAGATACCTACATCATTGCTACTTACGTTTTCACTGAACTGGTGTGCTGCAGgtatcgtacctatattattattagaatcgTATAGGAAAATCACATCACCATAACTGTTTTGAATTCCATTTCGAAAATTATGCACGATAATAACCTGGGTTACGGTTATTTTGTTAAACAGAATGGGTGTAATTGGTGCACATTTTGTTAACTTTACGACCCGATGAAAGCCGGCACATTCCCTTGCACAGATATtggcgtacctacctacctacatgtctACAGTTAGCACGACGTATCCACTGTTCTATACTGTTGTATTACCATAGTCGACAATTTAATTACGCAGCTGTCTTTTTTCGAAAACGTGGAAAAAATAGTGTAGGTGGATGGACAAGTTTCGAAATTGTACCAATCAGgaatgcttattattatttttgtttataacatacaaaaaattaaaaaacctgaaCAATTATTGCcctttaaaatatcatatttttattatgcgtttaataatatgtttgagaAGCAGTATCAAAagaattgttatttgtttacgTTTACGGGTTACCTCACAGCTTATGTAGTAAATtggtatttcaaaaataatcatgttacatcatatattataaatgtctatATGAATAatcttaggtttttttttaaacgtaataatttaaattttaaataataattaactgttttaaaaattaagaacatgTAGATGCACtggaaaaacatatttataatgctCTCATCTGACGATGAGATATATTGTGTAATGGTCTAATGtgaatcaaaatgtataaaatatgctatCCTATGGAATATAGATAtggataataaaaacattaattcttATAACACAAcaaatatttcatgtttttccTTTGTAaattactgtattatttatttgtattcagtTAGTCAAGAGAAGTCAAGCAAAAACAATGTCATAAAACTGTTATCATTGTATTTTAGAgtcaatataatagtaatacgcagtacctatcgatttttaaattatggtgAGTTATAACCTATGGGTAATATTATCCtacaaaagtatatattattcatagttacctacattatattttgtattgattcCGATAAAActgatgttaataatttattttaattataataattttgaatatattacgATGTTTGGATTTTACAGTGtatgaaaatttttttgacattttccgtatagtttcatataatttataatgtagtgGAGCACCACTTTTCCCCTTCATTTGGTTGTCATGGCGAATGATCTGCAcagaaaatattgttgtaattcatTGTATTTTGCGGAACATATTTCGAGAAACTTTTGGAGTATTTTACCTTCTTTTCaatgttatgatttaaaatatatttctaaaacaaatacttttttattggATTAAAAATAAAGCCACGGTTGGGTAGTTAGGTTTTCATTGCATAGCGGCTATTACAATACAAATGAGAAACATATTTTACTCGttagtaatatacataatatgtattttgttttataagtttaaaatattttatttactgtttttGGTGATCGATTGAAAGTAATTTTCCTGACCTCActgctataatataggtacctcatatacttttaaagtgtataaaaagtagaaatactattttatgtataaagcACATGAAATGAAAACATACCCTTGGCATAATGTAATCGACATCTGAATTGTTATCTGGCTCTGTATTTTGTTGTGTTTTATCCACACGTAGCATACAACAAAACGTTATCTGCGAATCGAAAAATGCGCCGATTATGGCTACTAATGTGCTTATACTGGTAGTGTAACGAGCTGTAAAAcaagtacataatatcatatccattataatataccataccaaactaataactacctatatatattaatataagttagtaccaatacacacatacacaataatgacaattattttttatataaaaattaatcgaacgatataataattactgtaataGCATTagttatatcattgattataaaataaataggtgatCATTTCATAAGCAATGattacataaataatgaatgtactgaagtgtaatatataatgtacctactggtAACTGTAAGTAATCAGTATTGTCTTCatagatattaataacaattaataataattacctatcagTATAACACTGTtaagctttttttattttttgattgtaaGCAAAGGTTTTTTTCCTATCATACTAATTACTAAGATATAGATAAGTAAAAATCcctaatacattaatatgtgCCATTGTCTATTTACACATAGCTACATAATTTGACATTGTTTATCACAATATCCTGTTACGAAAATCAAAATACCTAGGTTTACGCAATAATGCTTTAAAGTTTGTCTTTTCTCACTTAAACAATTggaaaaaaagatttaattaatttaaaattaaaattaatgaatatattaagtAGTTCCCATCATAAAATAAGGAAGGAACGTAATCTCTCCTAAACTTTTCAATAAACAACTAGGTAAATGGTATACATTTAGGTACTTCCGTTAAAAATCCAATTAGGTAGATacttgtttttcaaattatattgataCGTTTTCAGGTGATTCTTTGGAAGAAATATCaaagatttaaaacaaataatattaaaaataataatggttagtaaaaaatatcctaaatttagaaaaaaacttatCCTGCTCACTATTTAATGGAAAATACACTACTGACTGGAACTAAACTTAAAATTCACAATGATGTAGGTATTCaattaaataactgttattataaatcactaactaaatattatactcttagggccagttgcaccgtctacggttaaacttcgattaagcttaatcagctgataacagatatttaaccgggcaaattcggccgattaaactccggttaactttaatcagagacggtgcaactggcccttaaatattcagaatttaaaaccaaaaacaatatgaaatggaaaaataaaattgatattaaaattaagttatatcagttaagaaatttaaataaagtctTAGGACCAACTTAATTGCGCCAAGTGTATTTAGCATTGGTGGAATAACTTATCCTTGATGGTAAAAAAGGTTTGAGTggtgtatttattgataatgcATGTTTCAAATGTGTCAAAATTTAACGTGTGGCTCAATAAAGAACAAAGGTATCCAacgaacaattatttatataaaagtgccaccagtaaaaatgtatttaaaagtacataattgtggtacctactgtaaatgtATACATCTGAAAAACCACAATTTGTTTCACTCAAtgttactaaaaataaacacaagaTACTCAAATATGAATTCTCTtataaaaatgacttaaaaaccACATCAggatagacattttaaaatacttggcactaaattatgtaattaaatatttgaattattacgaatattttgaattttccaaaatagttatttaaaaaaaaattataggtactatagtcctattgaatttgtaatattatgacaatccattatgatattgtaagtCTATTAAacattctttttatttttgttaatctCTCTATGTAATTCTATATACCTATGTGGCTAATGGTTATGTCCTAATATCCTATAcatggtaaaataatttaatattttattgtaattaataatcattgaaTTCTATGCCTAtcaaatggtaatattatatgatgtaacTTCGGATTTCTGGACACGAGTATTCTCAGTGGGGACTAGTATTCATATACTTATtggtattgcataatatatgaaattgaattaaataaatatgatataggtagtatattattaataacttattatacataatatacataaataaaaaacaataataattaccatataAAATTAACGTTTCCAATCCTTCTCTTGACATGCTATCTTTGACCGATTCAGGTGTTAGGTATCTCCATTCTCCGATTtctaatatgattaaatttacGATGTTCATGATCAGTATAGACACAGTGAGGCATAAAAGGCCTCGTTGTTTGGCCGTAGTCCAATCACCTACACACGAGAAAACTGCTCCTCCTACACCAAAGAACACGTTCTgcgaaaaataaattagtatatactaattcgtttaatttatttatttagaacatattattataaggtcgaggtttttaatgaataaaataaatctaggTATGTTTTAAAGCTGAACGATAAAAGCTTTAAAGCTGAACTGATCAATAtttggtttaatattatttacataatcgtTAGGTATAGATTCTAAGCAGAGCTGTGTTTGGTTGTACAATATTTGACGAGATTATACTTTGCGGGGTTGAAAGTAAAAACTTTCCAGTACTTTTCTAAATCATAACGAAAACCAaaccaaaaatcgtaaaaacgggaatatttatCTAGTACGACTGTACGAGTAATGAGTAttcgataaaattgattttgtttttttgttgaaatttaaaaattaatttgatagaTACAagaaattttcatcaaataatttattatactttcattttgagattttttcaAAGGATGTTGGCTTTTTAAGTTATTCATGAacatttgagtttttttttagctattttcgatttatgttaaaaacattttttttcttagtcaTAAATCtggatattttaatacaaggctcctcataagttgttcttacggcaattaaaaaaatatcgaaaatacaatcacatttttttataaacgtgaGTAGTTTGAATTTTTACGATATTGCAAACAATTATCATCTTATggttttagttataacttatttggttgtaattgaaactttttgccatcataataatatgtattgctaTTTTCTGTACAAAATGACATTTTCGAAAATTTTCTCTAGTTTCAagcgatttatatattttataggttctACTATTTACACCGTCCTATTGTACGTATCaacgtataaattaaatatcaacaatatatgcgctgttaaaaaaaaaaaaaataattcaacattttatcgtatcactaatggaaataaaaataaattatgatatattattatattcagaaaTAGAGGTTGAGCGCTACacaccgttttcgctcagatcGTTTTTCGCATATACAATGACAtgccattgaattcaaatttaacacgacCATTACAACGGTGACCAGTATCAATTACGGCGGAGCGACTTCCgcggattttttttatatcatcatctattacaaaatattatcttgtCATCTGTTTCATACATttctcacatattattatcataatggtATTATTTACCCAAGACCCTGTCCATATGTTTGATCCTATTCTGAGAACAGGTATTGTGAACAGGAAAAATATGCCTGCTACTATTTGAACAGCGCCAACGCTTATGTACAGCACACTCCACAGCAGGTGTATGGCGGTGCATGCTTGAATCCAGCTTAAGCACATCAAGTCATCTATATGATTTTACTTTTTCACGACTTTGCACCCGTGTTGTGTGATTTGATTtctataaacataaacaatttaaatttagtaacaTTTTTGAGTTTGTTGCTTGTTTATGAAATAGGCATGTGTAGGTGCCTATGagttattatacgttttaataaacGTACAAGTTAAGCTCTTGGACAATGCATACCCGTACGGCCTTACCGTacgttgtatataattaaattaaatttacacatatattatgtattatatacataaatagatacctaatagaCAATAGCATGCACATTGCACATgctatatacatgatatattatattaagcaaaataacaattattaaacggctttatagtgtttataaattatggtaaattaatctttttaggtataatattttgcaaattgtGATTTATTGGCTCtaagtattattatgtggtGCTTTGGAGCAACAAATGTTGAaggttaatgataataatataaataggtccTGACATtgagacatttttttatcacattcTCATTTGTTGGTATCCATTCAACAATACACTTTCCGTCACGGTTACTAACACAAATTTATTTCCGGTAATGTTTTtccttcaaaaaaaattattatttttggtacaaaaatattatttgttacgttgtttatattattgagaTGTTAAACACACATGTTTTTCAGTTACAAGTCACCTCGTAATCAGAAGAACCATATAACCATGGTAGTTGTTCCGTgacgaacataatatacatatgtatttgattttacaattctGTTAATGCCTTCATAAATCACCTTAAAAACagtcaattaaattaaaaattgtatttcataaaaaaatttttatctctatagtaatatacaaatatacatattatatagttcatatGAACTACACTGGTTTGTGCATTCCAAAACAATAATACAGtttgtattattcatatttctatagacattttaaatttttaataaataaaaaaatagtaaataaactaACAAAGGCAATGACAAATTACTCAACTTATCTTTGGTTGAATCTAATAATCAATGCTACACATTaaactttgaaatttaataactgGAACAAATTTTTTGTATTGTGGTTCCAATGTTTGGTTTGTATCGAGGGTGTgagctatttttttataactatggcatatttttataatcagttATTTTTGACAATAACATTTAACTTATAGTCCAAAGAATTTACA
This portion of the Acyrthosiphon pisum isolate AL4f chromosome A1, pea_aphid_22Mar2018_4r6ur, whole genome shotgun sequence genome encodes:
- the LOC100168065 gene encoding uncharacterized protein LOC100168065 isoform X1, with the protein product MCLSWIQACTAIHLLWSVLYISVGAVQIVAGIFFLFTIPVLRIGSNIWTGSWNVFFGVGGAVFSCVGDWTTAKQRGLLCLTVSILIMNIVNLIILEIGEWRYLTPESVKDSMSREGLETLILYARYTTSISTLVAIIGAFFDSQITFCCMLRVDKTQQNTEPDNNSDVDYIMPRVKSECVLRSNSTARKTSDNNYGRSWVFEADGTAGPGGCPPTYASTESLSALDHRLPATAAVTAGAAVCSRTVTLKRRAKPVTPVVIVEMDGTGSRPTQLMTSFSRTPSPVGLSESSSQDSVSAVAVANAPIYECLEKLTEPSVYRSRLNTALSASIQEAIASGDRPPRSLSPRPPPAAEPVQYASLMEELQKTIGNRLSKHVESPEERFDADLDDALQDIPRFRISKWPQQ
- the LOC100168065 gene encoding uncharacterized protein LOC100168065 isoform X2, whose translation is MNIVNLIILEIGEWRYLTPESVKDSMSREGLETLILYARYTTSISTLVAIIGAFFDSQITFCCMLRVDKTQQNTEPDNNSDVDYIMPRVKSECVLRSNSTARKTSDNNYGRSWVFEADGTAGPGGCPPTYASTESLSALDHRLPATAAVTAGAAVCSRTVTLKRRAKPVTPVVIVEMDGTGSRPTQLMTSFSRTPSPVGLSESSSQDSVSAVAVANAPIYECLEKLTEPSVYRSRLNTALSASIQEAIASGDRPPRSLSPRPPPAAEPVQYASLMEELQKTIGNRLSKHVESPEERFDADLDDALQDIPRFRISKWPQQ